In the Variovorax sp. S12S4 genome, one interval contains:
- a CDS encoding carbon starvation CstA family protein has product MHSIRRHLVWLAVAVLGAFALGTVALTRGESVNALWVVTAAICTYLIAYRYYSLFIAEKVLVLDGNRKTPAHRHNDGLDYVPTDKNVLFGHHFAAIAGAGPLVGPVLAAQMGYLPGLLWVLAGVVFAGAVQDFIILFISTRRDGRSLGDLVKQEMGVVPGMIALFGTFMIMIIILAVLALIVVKALAESPWGTFTVAATIPVALFMGVYLRFIRPGRIGEVSLIGFVLLMLAIFGGQAVSQNPEWAPLFTFDGKALTWMLVGYGFVAASLPVWLLLAPRDYLSTFLKIGTIIALAIGIVFVMPTLQMPAVTQFAQGNGPVWSGSLFPFLFITIACGAVSGFHALISSGTTPKMLDNERHARFIGYGGMLAESFVAVMALVAASCIEPGIYFAMNSPAALVGSTAQQAAQTISSWGFVVTPEMLLQTAKDVGETTILGRAGGAPTLAVGMAHILHQVIGGQAMMAFWYHFAILFEALFILTAVDAGTRAGRFMLQDLLGSFVPALKRTDSLPANLFATALCVAAWGYFLYQGVVDPLGGINTLWPLFGISNQMLAAVALLLGVVVLFRMKRERYAWVAIAPAAWLLACTLTAGWQKIFSPDPKIGFLSHAAKYTEGLANGVLVAPAKTPEAMSRIVFNDRLDAALCALFMFVVLSVLVYSIKACLAARAASRPTAQETPFEPMAASAAR; this is encoded by the coding sequence ATGCACAGCATCCGCCGCCACCTGGTGTGGCTAGCCGTGGCCGTGCTCGGCGCTTTTGCGCTGGGCACCGTCGCCCTGACGCGCGGCGAAAGCGTCAACGCCCTCTGGGTGGTGACCGCCGCGATCTGCACCTACCTGATCGCCTACCGCTATTACAGCCTGTTCATCGCCGAGAAGGTGCTGGTGCTTGACGGCAACCGCAAGACGCCGGCGCACCGCCACAACGACGGGCTCGACTACGTGCCCACCGACAAGAACGTGCTGTTCGGCCACCACTTTGCGGCCATTGCCGGTGCGGGGCCGCTGGTGGGCCCGGTGCTCGCGGCGCAGATGGGCTACCTGCCGGGCCTCTTGTGGGTGCTGGCGGGCGTGGTGTTCGCGGGCGCGGTGCAAGACTTCATCATCCTGTTCATCTCCACGCGGCGCGACGGCCGCTCGCTCGGCGACCTGGTCAAGCAGGAGATGGGCGTGGTGCCCGGGATGATCGCGCTCTTCGGCACCTTCATGATCATGATCATCATCCTCGCGGTGCTGGCGCTGATCGTGGTGAAGGCACTGGCCGAATCGCCGTGGGGCACCTTCACGGTGGCGGCCACCATTCCGGTGGCGCTGTTCATGGGCGTGTACCTGCGCTTCATTCGCCCGGGGCGCATCGGCGAGGTGTCGCTGATCGGCTTCGTGCTGCTGATGCTTGCCATCTTCGGCGGGCAGGCCGTAAGCCAGAACCCTGAATGGGCACCGCTCTTCACCTTCGACGGCAAGGCGCTCACGTGGATGCTCGTGGGCTACGGCTTCGTGGCCGCCAGCCTGCCGGTGTGGTTGCTGCTGGCGCCGCGCGATTACCTGTCGACCTTCTTGAAGATCGGCACCATCATCGCGCTGGCCATCGGCATCGTGTTTGTCATGCCCACGCTGCAGATGCCGGCCGTCACGCAGTTTGCGCAGGGCAACGGTCCGGTGTGGTCGGGCAGCCTGTTCCCGTTTTTGTTCATCACCATCGCGTGCGGCGCGGTGTCTGGCTTCCACGCGCTGATCTCTTCGGGCACCACGCCCAAGATGCTCGACAACGAGCGCCATGCGCGCTTCATCGGCTACGGCGGCATGCTGGCCGAATCGTTCGTGGCGGTGATGGCGCTGGTGGCGGCTTCGTGCATCGAGCCGGGCATCTACTTCGCAATGAACAGCCCGGCCGCGCTGGTGGGCAGCACTGCGCAGCAGGCGGCGCAAACCATTTCGAGCTGGGGCTTCGTGGTCACACCCGAGATGCTGTTGCAAACCGCCAAGGACGTGGGCGAAACCACCATCCTCGGCCGTGCGGGCGGTGCGCCGACGCTGGCCGTGGGCATGGCCCACATCCTTCACCAGGTGATCGGCGGGCAGGCCATGATGGCCTTCTGGTACCACTTCGCAATTCTGTTCGAGGCGCTGTTCATCCTCACGGCCGTGGACGCCGGCACCCGCGCGGGCCGCTTCATGCTGCAAGACCTGCTGGGCAGCTTCGTGCCCGCGCTCAAGCGCACCGATTCGCTGCCGGCCAACCTGTTTGCCACGGCGCTGTGCGTGGCGGCCTGGGGCTACTTTCTCTACCAGGGTGTGGTCGATCCGCTGGGCGGCATCAACACGCTGTGGCCGCTCTTCGGCATCTCCAACCAGATGCTGGCCGCGGTGGCGCTGCTGCTCGGCGTGGTGGTGCTGTTCCGCATGAAGCGCGAGCGCTATGCGTGGGTGGCCATTGCGCCGGCCGCATGGCTGCTGGCCTGCACGCTCACGGCCGGCTGGCAGAAGATCTTCTCGCCCGACCCGAAGATCGGCTTTCTCTCGCACGCGGCCAAGTACACCGAAGGCCTGGCCAACGGCGTGCTGGTGGCGCCCGCGAAGACGCCTGAGGCCATGTCGCGCATCGTCTTCAACGACCGGCTCGACGCCGCGCTGTGCGCGCTGTTCATGTTCGTGGTGCTGAGCGTGCTGGTGTACAGCATCAAGGCTTGCCTTGCCGCGCGCGCGGCCAGCCGGCCGACCGCGCAAGAAACGCCTTTCGAACCGATGGCCGCATCGGCCGCGCGCTGA
- a CDS encoding AraC family transcriptional regulator has product MKSAGLKGTVSIELVHEALHAAALRNMDITSVLESAKLDRDLLNAPRARISAAAYSRMWVALADLMDDEFFGLDSHGLRRGSYALMTRAAVSSNNLEHALRRILRFLHATLDDFHGELVRSADEARVVLHDGGVLRRLFGYGTWFILVHGLACWLVHRRIPLREMQFRCPPPGDDSHYRTRFCENVKFNGETTHITFASDLLDLKIAESPDTVDNFLRAAPANLLVKYRNDASTSAQVRNRLRSQLPDAWPELEKLAQELCVSGTTLQRRLQQEGVNYQRVKDDLRRDIAIDLLSSATLTVAEVAARTGFQETSAFHRAFKKWTGVSPGAYRSSRPGRE; this is encoded by the coding sequence ATGAAATCAGCAGGGTTGAAGGGCACTGTCTCCATCGAGCTCGTGCACGAGGCACTGCACGCCGCGGCGCTCAGGAACATGGACATAACCAGCGTGCTCGAAAGCGCAAAGCTGGATCGCGATCTGCTGAATGCACCCCGTGCGCGCATCTCCGCTGCCGCCTACTCGCGCATGTGGGTGGCGCTCGCCGACCTGATGGACGACGAGTTCTTCGGCCTCGACAGCCACGGGCTTCGCCGCGGAAGCTATGCGCTCATGACGCGCGCAGCGGTCAGCTCCAACAACCTGGAGCACGCGCTGCGCCGCATCCTCCGATTTCTTCACGCCACATTGGACGACTTTCACGGCGAGCTGGTCCGCTCGGCGGACGAGGCCCGCGTCGTCTTGCATGACGGCGGCGTGCTACGCCGGCTGTTCGGCTACGGCACCTGGTTCATCCTCGTTCACGGCCTGGCATGCTGGCTCGTTCACAGGCGCATTCCCTTGCGCGAGATGCAGTTCCGGTGCCCGCCTCCCGGCGACGACAGCCACTACCGCACGCGGTTCTGCGAGAACGTGAAGTTCAACGGCGAGACCACGCACATCACGTTCGCAAGCGATCTGCTGGATTTGAAGATCGCGGAATCTCCAGACACGGTCGACAATTTCTTGCGCGCGGCGCCGGCCAACCTGCTGGTCAAGTACCGCAATGACGCGAGCACCAGCGCGCAGGTTCGCAACAGGTTGCGCAGCCAGTTGCCCGATGCCTGGCCGGAGCTGGAGAAGCTGGCGCAGGAACTCTGCGTTTCCGGCACCACCCTCCAGCGCCGCCTGCAGCAAGAGGGCGTGAACTACCAGCGTGTGAAGGACGACCTTCGGCGGGACATTGCCATCGATCTGCTGTCGAGCGCGACCTTGACGGTGGCTGAAGTCGCAGCCCGGACGGGGTTCCAGGAGACAAGCGCTTTTCATCGCGCGTTCAAGAAATGGACGGGTGTCAGCCCCGGCGCGTATCGCTCCTCCCGCCCCGGGCGGGAATAG
- a CDS encoding C40 family peptidase has translation MPLLLRLLRLLPIGACLLALGCASPRMPPSTGTYSTTPLTAEQSNGVAIHALGLVGTPYRYGGNTPEGGFDCSGLIGYVYKNSAGQAMPRTVARLAGFGRPVAASDIRSGDLVLFGASTPSHAGIYVGAGQFVHAPSTGGEVRLDRLDGVYWSRQPVQVRRL, from the coding sequence ATGCCGCTGCTCCTACGGCTGCTTCGTCTGCTTCCCATTGGCGCCTGCCTCCTGGCGCTGGGCTGTGCAAGCCCGCGCATGCCCCCTTCGACAGGCACCTACAGCACCACGCCCCTGACGGCCGAGCAATCGAACGGCGTCGCGATCCATGCGCTCGGCCTGGTCGGCACGCCGTACCGCTATGGCGGCAACACGCCCGAGGGTGGGTTCGATTGCAGCGGCCTCATCGGCTACGTGTACAAGAACAGCGCCGGCCAGGCCATGCCGCGCACGGTGGCCCGTTTGGCCGGGTTCGGCCGGCCGGTGGCGGCGTCCGACATCCGATCGGGCGACCTGGTGCTCTTCGGTGCATCCACGCCCTCGCATGCGGGCATTTACGTGGGCGCAGGGCAGTTCGTGCATGCGCCGTCCACCGGCGGCGAAGTGCGGCTCGACCGGCTCGACGGCGTGTACTGGTCGCGCCAGCCGGTGCAGGTTCGTCGGCTCTGA
- a CDS encoding AraC family transcriptional regulator, which produces MTKMPEVLTQTSPGRSGDMLSDLLESMHVTGMVLFRAEFREPWCVTSVDSGQMAAMLALGSSRVIPFHIIGSGGCRIELPEREPMRLNSGDAVLLPYGGVHRLSGGDATAPVHIGQLLPQPPWAGMPLVEHGGAGGATSVICGFIRCDELLFHPVLRHLPDVLHITPDTTPADHWLATTIRHTVTEASKPQPGWRSMLPRLTELMFVEILRKHMQGLSADEVGWFAAYNDAVVGSALKLLHAAPLEDWNLESLARGVGVSRTVLSERFNHFLDQPPMQYLAHWRLQLAAKHLKSSELPIKIIADHARYESEAAFSRAFKRRFGVPPGDWRRRQAQGLG; this is translated from the coding sequence ATGACCAAAATGCCGGAAGTCTTGACCCAAACATCGCCGGGTCGTTCGGGGGACATGCTGTCGGATTTGCTCGAAAGCATGCACGTCACAGGCATGGTGCTGTTCCGTGCCGAGTTCCGCGAGCCCTGGTGCGTGACGAGCGTCGATTCGGGCCAGATGGCCGCGATGCTCGCGCTCGGCTCGAGCCGCGTGATTCCCTTTCACATCATCGGCTCCGGCGGCTGCCGGATCGAGCTGCCCGAGCGCGAACCCATGCGGCTGAACAGCGGCGATGCCGTGCTGCTGCCGTATGGCGGCGTTCACCGCCTGAGCGGCGGCGACGCCACGGCGCCGGTACACATCGGCCAGTTGCTGCCGCAGCCTCCGTGGGCCGGCATGCCGCTGGTGGAGCATGGCGGAGCCGGCGGCGCCACCAGCGTCATCTGCGGATTCATACGCTGCGACGAGCTGCTGTTTCACCCCGTGCTGCGGCACCTGCCCGACGTGCTGCACATCACGCCGGACACCACGCCGGCCGACCACTGGCTGGCCACCACCATCCGCCATACCGTGACCGAGGCCAGCAAGCCGCAGCCCGGATGGCGCAGCATGCTGCCGCGACTCACCGAGTTGATGTTCGTGGAAATCCTGCGCAAGCACATGCAGGGCCTCTCGGCCGACGAGGTGGGCTGGTTCGCGGCGTACAACGATGCCGTGGTCGGCTCGGCCCTGAAGCTGCTGCACGCAGCGCCGCTGGAAGACTGGAACCTGGAGAGCCTGGCCCGCGGCGTAGGCGTGTCGCGCACCGTGCTGAGCGAACGGTTCAATCACTTTCTCGACCAGCCGCCGATGCAATACCTGGCGCACTGGCGCCTGCAGCTGGCCGCCAAGCACTTGAAGAGCAGCGAGCTGCCGATCAAGATCATTGCCGACCACGCAAGGTACGAGTCGGAGGCGGCTTTCAGCCGGGCGTTCAAGCGGCGCTTCGGCGTGCCGCCTGGGGACTGGCGGCGAAGGCAGGCGCAGGGGCTGGGTTGA
- a CDS encoding YbdD/YjiX family protein produces the protein MALALPEAGRYFARSLKQSLRLMVGLPDYDAYLTHMSATHPDQPPMSYEAFFRERLEARYGGGKGRCC, from the coding sequence ATGGCCCTTGCATTGCCGGAAGCCGGGCGCTACTTTGCCCGCTCGCTCAAGCAGTCGCTGCGGCTCATGGTCGGGCTGCCGGACTACGACGCCTACCTGACCCACATGTCGGCCACGCATCCGGACCAGCCGCCGATGAGCTACGAGGCCTTCTTCCGCGAGCGTCTCGAAGCGCGCTACGGCGGAGGCAAGGGCCGCTGCTGCTAG
- a CDS encoding DsrE family protein: MNTETRDLVVVITHGIDHELSSVGLVIALGGMTSGLKVSIFLTSAGVDLVRRGASDMTHVKPLEPLADMLRDFLSRGGTLWACTPCVKSRGYTQESLLEGVVIAGSSVMHELIKRGAATLSF, from the coding sequence ATGAACACCGAGACACGCGATCTGGTCGTTGTAATCACGCATGGCATCGACCATGAATTGTCCTCCGTCGGACTGGTCATTGCCCTGGGCGGCATGACCTCGGGGCTGAAGGTCTCCATTTTTCTCACCAGCGCGGGTGTCGATCTCGTGCGGCGCGGCGCATCCGACATGACGCACGTCAAGCCATTGGAACCGCTGGCCGACATGCTGCGCGACTTTCTTTCGCGAGGCGGCACGCTCTGGGCCTGCACGCCCTGCGTGAAGAGCCGCGGCTACACGCAGGAGAGCCTGCTCGAAGGCGTGGTCATCGCCGGCTCCAGCGTGATGCACGAGCTGATCAAGCGGGGCGCGGCGACGTTGAGCTTCTAG